CACTGACTGCATAGTAAGGGTTCCATACAATTCGGCCATCGGCTTCCATGAAGTTGTGCTGATCGCACTGCAGGAAGAAATGCTGGTCCTTACCGGGCTTAAAACGTTTCATGGTTCCGGTAACGTCCGCAACATCGCCCTTGGAAGGCAGGGGCTTGTTGAACAACGTCTTGCGATTAGCGCCATTCACCGAGTACCCGTGTGGATTGTGCAGAATGTTATCATCCAGATTGGTAATGGTCAGCAATCCGTCTTTCATCCCTTTTGGAGTCTTTCGCGCTATGGAAACCTTGGGGAAAATATCGCAGGTTTTGAAATCAAATTTGATAGGGTCTGTGGACCACGCTTTGCCCTTTTCAATATCTTCGATGAACACAACCGTATCCTTCAGCTTGCCGCCATTGACCACAACTTTGGTCCGGGGGCGAATCCCACCTTCTTTGGTATCGGGATGGGTAACGCAAAACTCGACGTTTTTGCCTTTGTTCAAATTTTCCATTATCGGGGCGGGAGCGGTGCCTTTAAAATTAACCACTCCACTGATGGACCCGCCACCAGCCGCGCCTTCTTCATAATCCCCTTTTTTGGCAAAACTCGCGGAAGCGCTCAGAACCAACGCGATTCCTACTACTGAAATTCCTAACATGACCTTTTTCATTGCTATTAATCCCTCCATAGTTAAACAAAAAATTCACTACACCTAACAAATGTGTTTGGTTTTTGATTTATTGGCGGCCGATTATATCACTAAACTCCAAAATTTCAAAAAACTTAATAAAAAAAAGGGGACCCGTCAAAAACAGGCCCCCTCAATTTTAAGCATTTAACCAGATCAGCGATTCATCGACAATCGGTCATCCTCAGGATTAGCAGCCGATTTCTCGCCCTTCGGGGTTGCATCTCCCAAAGGCAGGATCGACCTTTCACCCTGCGGCAGAACCTTGAAGTAACCCCATTGACCGGCCTGCTGGTACGGGGTCCTGGCGTTCAACCAGAGGTAGGTTCCGGGGTTTGAGTAAGTACCGCCCGCCCTTGTGAAGGCCTGGATGTACTCACCACCACCGAACTGCTCAACGTCGATCATATCAGAATTCTCCTGATTCAGATGACGCCTCCATTGATGTCCGTCGACATTGAACATCTGGTTCTGCTCGTTATGCGCTCCGAAGACATTGATCATAACCCGGTCT
This sequence is a window from Nitrospinota bacterium. Protein-coding genes within it:
- a CDS encoding carboxypeptidase-like regulatory domain-containing protein; the protein is MKKVMLGISVVGIALVLSASASFAKKGDYEEGAAGGGSISGVVNFKGTAPAPIMENLNKGKNVEFCVTHPDTKEGGIRPRTKVVVNGGKLKDTVVFIEDIEKGKAWSTDPIKFDFKTCDIFPKVSIARKTPKGMKDGLLTITNLDDNILHNPHGYSVNGANRKTLFNKPLPSKGDVADVTGTMKRFKPGKDQHFFLQCDQHNFMEADGRIVWNPYYAVSGADGSFKIDGIPAGKYKVTAWHPYAGESSQEITVAAGEAKADFTIGK